The genomic stretch GCGCCTCGCTGATATCCTCCAGAATAATCAGTTCGTAGCCGGTACCGTCCGCCCTGCGGCGCGGCACAAAGGGAATAACGGCAGGCTTAGCGCTTTTGACCAGCATATAGCTTCCCGCTGTTGTGGCGGCATCCGGAACCGCAAAGAACGGCACAAACACGCTGTTGGTTTTGCCATAGTCGTGGTCCGGGGCGTACCACAAAATTTCATTCTGCTTCAGCGAGCGGATCATGCCCTTTAAATCATGACGATCGAGCATGGTTTTATTGGAGCGCAGGCGTCCGCGCGTCTGAAGCCAGTCCAGCAGCGCGTTATTATTCGGACGATACACCCCAATCCCAGGGTTGAGCATGCCAAAGATCCGCGCGCCCAGCTCAAGGGTGAGAAAATGCATGCCAACGAGCACCACGCCATTGCCCTTTGCCCGCGCCTTTTCCATGTGCTCATACCCCTGCACGGTAAAGCATTTCTTCACCCGCCACGCAGGCCAGAACCATGCCATCCCGGTTTCGATTACCCCCATTCCTACCGATTCAAAATTACGCTGCAGCAGCGACTCTCGCTCCGCCTTTTTCATCTCCGGAAAACAGAGTTCCAGGTTGCGGCGGGCAATCTCAACGCGGCGCGGAAGCAGGCGCATCGCCAGCCGTCCAAGGCCGTGGCCGATTCGGAACAGCAGCGGATAAGGGAGCAGCATGATGAGCCACAGCGCGGCAATGCCGGCCCAGCTTAGCCAGTAACGAGGGTGAAGAAAGGCGAGTGAAAAACGGGGTAATTTTGTCATGAGAAAATTATCCTTTAGCGTGTCTGTCCTTAATTGATTCTGTTTGAGATCATTCCTAAGGATGTATGAAATGTCAGTCAGAAACGTAAAGTGTAACGGATAAGATAAAACGCATTTTTATCGATTTTTGCGAAAAAGCGGGAAGACGAGGCGGGGAAAACCGGGGAGGAGCGTTCCCCCCGGCAATTGCGCTTACATTGAATAGCCTGGCTTTTTGATTAATTCGTCCAGCTTCGGTCCTATTTCGATATCCCAGACCTGCGCTTTCCAGTCCTCCTGGTTCACCTGATTCAACGCAACGGACACCGAGCTGTCTTTGCTGTTGAAATGGCGAATAATGACCTCAGCAATATCCTCGGCCAGGGCAGCTTTTTGTTCGTCGTTCAAATCGCGGGGAAAACATTTGATATCTACGTGTGGCATATACAGGCTTCCAGTTGTGAGTCAGGGCTCCACGTTATCAGATAATACCGTTGGCCTTTAACACCTTGTGCAGTTCCGGCAGCTGGCATACGGTGTCCGCAATAGCCGTAAACCTCGGCGTATTGGTTGCAAACCAGTCATGGCGTGGCCCCCAGGTTCGCGCCACCGCGATATACACATCCAGCAGCGTCAGCCGTTCCCCCAACGCAAACGGGGCGGCCTTGAGCTG from Enterobacter dykesii encodes the following:
- a CDS encoding Kdo(2)-lipid IV(A) acyltransferase; the encoded protein is MTKLPRFSLAFLHPRYWLSWAGIAALWLIMLLPYPLLFRIGHGLGRLAMRLLPRRVEIARRNLELCFPEMKKAERESLLQRNFESVGMGVIETGMAWFWPAWRVKKCFTVQGYEHMEKARAKGNGVVLVGMHFLTLELGARIFGMLNPGIGVYRPNNNALLDWLQTRGRLRSNKTMLDRHDLKGMIRSLKQNEILWYAPDHDYGKTNSVFVPFFAVPDAATTAGSYMLVKSAKPAVIPFVPRRRADGTGYELIILEDISEALQGGDKESVATQMNRAIEQAVRMAPEQYMWLHRRFKTRPEGQPDRYARRKSVAPRADILSAADLSDRSGVQH
- the pptA gene encoding tautomerase PptA, with product MPHVDIKCFPRDLNDEQKAALAEDIAEVIIRHFNSKDSSVSVALNQVNQEDWKAQVWDIEIGPKLDELIKKPGYSM